A portion of the Lolium rigidum isolate FL_2022 chromosome 1, APGP_CSIRO_Lrig_0.1, whole genome shotgun sequence genome contains these proteins:
- the LOC124684738 gene encoding protein STAR1, whose translation MGSASDDTREHLLDVDGGLAGGGPKIRVRGLRRRSEATGQDILRGVDLDVPRGVVMGVIGPSGSGKSTLLRALNRLWEPAPGAVTLDGADICGVDVLTLRRKVGMLFQLPAMFDGTVADNVRYGPQLRGKKLTDAEVKNLLSQSDLDPALCSRPASDLSVGQAQRVALARTLANDPEVLLLDEPTSALDPISTQNIEEAIVRLKQTRGLTTVIVSHSVKQIQRIADLVCLVVDGEVVEVLAPSELSEAKHPMARRFLELS comes from the exons ATGGGCTCGGCTTCAG ATGACACCAGGGAGCACCTGCTGGACGTggacggcggcctcgccggcggcgggccCAAGATACGGGTGCGCGGGCTGCGGCGGCGGTCGGAGGCGACCGGCCAGGACATCCTGCGCGGGGTGGACCTGGACGTGCCGCGCGGCGTGGTCATGGGCGTCATCGGCCCCAGCGGCAGCGGCAAGTCCACGCTGCTCCGCGCGCTCAACCGCCTCTGGGAGCCCGCGCCGGGGGCCGTCACGCTCGACGGCGCCGACATCTGCGGCGTCGACGTCCTCACGCTCCGCCGCAAGGTCGGCATGCTCTTCCAGCTCCCCGCCATGTTCGACG GAACCGTGGCCGACAACGTGCGATACGGGCCACAGCTGCGTGGCAAGAAGCTCACCGATGCAGAGGTGAAGAACCTGCTGAGCCAGTCCGACCTCGACCCGGCCTTGTGCTCTAGGCCCGCGTCGGATCTGTCCGTTGGCCAGGCGCAGCGGGTCGCTCTCGCCCGCACCCTCGCCAACGACCCGGAG GTGCTCCTGCTGGATGAGCCGACGAGCGCGCTGGACCCGATATCGACGCAGAACATCGAGGAGGCGATCGTTCGGCTGAAGCAAACGAGAGGGCTCACCACAGTGATCGTCTCCCACAGCGTGAAGCAGATCCAGCGGATCGCAGATCTGGTGTGCCTCGTGGTCGACGGCGAGGTCGTGGAGGTGCTCGCCCCATCGGAGCTGTCTGAAGCCAAGCATCCCATGGCCCGGCGCTTCCTGGAGCTCAGCTAG